DNA sequence from the Streptomyces sp. CA-210063 genome:
GAGGCGCTCGCGCAGTTCGTCGACGTCGGCCAGGAACCAGGTCTGGCGGCCGCGGTTGCATTCACGGACGAAGTCGCGCAGGGCCGAACTGGCGGTCGTGTGGCGGGAGATGTCACCGATGACGGCGAGGCCCACGCGGTACTGCACGAACTTCTGGATGATGTCGCCGGCGACACGGGTGTGCAGGTGGAAGAACGTCTCGTCGAACCGTTCGACGGGGGCGACCACCCAAGCGGCGCCCTGGTACCCGGCGTTGCCGATGAGATCCAGGGCGTCGCTCTCGCGGGCGATCGTCTCGCCCTCGGGGGCGCACATCAGAACGGGCACGTCGTGGATCGTCTGCAGGGTGGTGGTCATGAACGCTGAG
Encoded proteins:
- a CDS encoding DUF4180 domain-containing protein; its protein translation is MTTTLQTIHDVPVLMCAPEGETIARESDALDLIGNAGYQGAAWVVAPVERFDETFFHLHTRVAGDIIQKFVQYRVGLAVIGDISRHTTASSALRDFVRECNRGRQTWFLADVDELRERLEG